From Pseudomonas alcaligenes, a single genomic window includes:
- the tusC gene encoding sulfurtransferase complex subunit TusC has protein sequence MNKSLLIISRQAPWAGPSAREALDIALAGGAFDLPLGLLFLDDGVFQLVPGQQPGALQQKDLGANLQALPLFGVESLYASSRSLGERGLAEQPLALPVERLDDTELTRLIDRYDQVITL, from the coding sequence ATGAACAAGTCGCTGCTGATCATCAGCCGCCAGGCACCCTGGGCCGGCCCAAGCGCCCGCGAAGCCCTGGATATTGCCCTGGCCGGCGGCGCCTTCGACCTGCCGCTGGGCCTGCTGTTTCTCGACGACGGGGTCTTCCAACTGGTGCCCGGCCAGCAGCCCGGCGCCCTGCAACAGAAGGATCTGGGCGCCAACCTGCAGGCCCTGCCGCTGTTCGGCGTCGAGTCGCTGTACGCCTCCAGCCGCAGCCTCGGTGAGCGCGGCCTGGCCGAGCAGCCACTGGCGCTGCCGGTAGAGCGCCTGGACGACACCGAACTGACCCGCCTTATCGACCGCTACGACCAAGTGATCACCCTCTGA